The proteins below are encoded in one region of Conger conger chromosome 17, fConCon1.1, whole genome shotgun sequence:
- the LOC133116573 gene encoding collagen alpha-2(VI) chain-like isoform X2 — protein MISKVILLCLLYGVVTQGQLVRPTPECNRKIDCPIQLYFVIDTSETIALQESPPGSLVDSIKQFTEQFARKLDVVDFKGMVQITWSLGGLHFSQRREIFSPISSRENFIDGLRDIVYLGKGTFIDCALTNMTVEITRATPLTKVIQFAVVITDGHVTGNPCGGIKVAAERARDEGIKIFSVAATKNVEETGMKEIASSPSDVYRNAFLAVDLSVSPPKIMTSTIDKIIKTMTHVAFQECYALKCLEHPGPDGPKGHRGNKGAKGDSGGPGPKGDRGQAGDPGIEGPIGHPGPKGEPGHKGEKGELGTAGRKGVAGLAGRNGTDGQRGKIGRIGAHGCKGDPGDKGPDGYPGDVGDSGLTGTEGEKGDPGRPGTSGPPGPAGESGPKGERGNPGSPGIPGEKGPAGTEGGPGPKGEPGRRGDFGPKGKMGPNGKKGETGEPGAEGQRGLGGELGNKGAKGDPGLPGPRGPPGDQGERGKNGSAGDAGEAGPRGDSGPPGPEGDPGRSGFSYPGPRGPTGDRGDKGSPGPRGSRGDCGQKGEPGPKADPGEPGEPGPEGEPGLRGSRGDPGEDGGPGPEGDPGLTDCDVMNYIRETCGCCDCEKRCGALDIVFVIDSSESVGQTNFTLEKNFVINTMNRLGSMAKDPTSETGTRVGVVQYSHSGTFQAIRLSDPTIDSLSAFKDAVKKLEWIAGGTWTPSALKFAYDNLIRDSRRSKAKVTVVVITDGRFDPRDDDKLLTYLCNDASLDVNAIGIGDMFDQAGEDESLKSIACQNKNHTMTMRRFADLVAEEFIDKIEDVLCPDPITICPDLPCKSDVAPPWNGYPLFEILQEEGIYTPVPSSLLGVTNMLSSLKDEQLPDIYGKAVASLAYTAQRAKFARGDDRQQWTHLFVDSFKVLYRNLVGDPTGPLGLC, from the exons ATGATATCAAAGGTAATCCTTCTATGCCTCCTGTATGGAGTGGTTACACAAGGACAGCTGGTTCGACCGACCCCTGAATGCAACA GAAAGATTGATTGTCCCATCCAGCTGTACTTTGTCATCGACACGTCAGAGACCATTGCCTTGCAGGAGTCCCCGCCTGGCAGCTTGGTGGACAGCATCAAGCAGTTTACCGAGCAGTTTGCCAGGAAGCTGGATGTTGTGGACTTCAAGGGCATGGTGCAGATTACATGGTCCCTGGGTGGACTCCATTTCTCCCAGAGGCGGGAGATCTTCAGTCCAATATCCAGTAGGGAAAACTTCATCGATGGTCTGCGAGATATTGTTTACCTGGGCAAGGGCACTTTCATTGACTGTGCCCTGACCAATATGACCGTGGAGATTACCCGCGCCACCCCCTTAACGAAAGTAATTCAATTTGCGGTGGTGATCACCGACGGTCATGTGACCGGCAACCCCTGTGGTGGGATCAAGGTGGCAGCGGAGCGTGCAAGGGACGAAGGGATCAAGATATTTTCCGTGGCGGCGACCAAAAACGTGGAAGAGACGGGGATGAAGGAGATCGCCAGCTCTCCATCTGACGTCTATCGCAACGCCTTCCTGGCAGTCGACCTCAGCGTATCGCCCCCAAAAATTATGACTTCAACTATCGACAAAATCATCAAAACTATG ACCCATGTGGCTTTCCAGGAG TGTTATGCATTGAAGTGCCTGGAACACCCAGGCCCCGACGGTCCAAAAGGCCACAGAGGGAACAAG GGAGCGAAAGGTGACAGCGGTGGTCCTGGGCCAAAAGGTGACAGAGGACAAGCG GGTGACCCTGGTATCGAAGGTCCTATTGGCCATCCTGGTCCAAAG GGTGAACCTGGACACAAAGGAGAAAAG gGTGAATTGGGAACTGCAGGCAGGAAG GGCGTGGCTGGTCTCGCGGGACGCAATGGGACTGACGGTCAAAGG gGAAAGATAGGCCGCATTGGAGCTCATGGCTGCAAAGGGGACCCAGGTGACAAG GGACCTGACGGCTATCCAGGAGACGTTGGTGACAGTGGTTTGACTGGAACTGAAGGAGAAAAG GGAGATCCTGGCCGCCCTGGGACCTCAGGCCCACCGGGCCCGGCAGGAGAATCTGGACCAAAG GGTGAGAGAGGCAATCCTGGATCACCTGGAATTCCTGGGGAAAAAGGACCTGCA gGGACAGAAGGGGGACCTGGACCAAAAGGCGAACCT GGAAGAAGAGGAGACTTTGGACCAAAGGGGAAAATGGGACCTAatggaaaaaaaggagagaCG GGTGAACCTggagcagagggacagaggggacTCGGAGGTGAACTTGGAAACAAGGGAGCAAAG GGAGACCCTGGTTTGCCAGGGCCAAGGGGGCCCCCAGGagaccagggagagagagggaaaaat GGTTCTGCTGGAGATGCTGGTGAAGCTGGACCAAGGGGAGATTCTGGTCCCCCAGGACCCGAG GGTGACCCAGGAAGATCTGGGTTCAGCTATCCCGGGCCAAGAGGACCCACG GGTGACCGGGGTGACAAAGGATCCCCTGGACCCCGAGGGAGCAGAGGTGACTGTGGACAAAAAGGAGAACCTGGTCCGAAAGCTGATCCAGGTGAACCG GGAGAGCCAGGACCTGAGGGTGAGCCTGGTCTAAGAGGTTCCAGAGGAGACCCCGGAGAAGAT GGCGGTCCTGGTCCTGAGGGTGACCCTGGCCTTACT GACTGTGATGTCATGAACTACATCAGAGAAACCTGTGGCTGCTGTG ACTGCGAGAAGCGCTGTGGAGCTCTGGACATCGTCTTTGTCATCGACAGCTCAGAGAGTGTGGGGCAGACTAACTTCACTCTGGAGAAGAACTTCGTCATCAACACCATGAACAGACTGGGCTCCATGGCAAAAGATCCCACTTCTGAAACAG GAACCCGTGTGGGTGTGGTGCAGTACAGTCACAGCGGAACTTTCCAGGCGATTAGGCTCAGTGACCCGACGATAGACTCCCTGTCGGCCTTCAAAGACGCTGTCAAGAAGCTAGAGTGGATTGCGGGAGGGACCTGGACTCCCTCTGCCCTCAAGTTCGCCTACGACAACCTCATCCGGGACAGCCGGCGTTCAAAGGCGAAAGTAACCGTAGTGGTGATCACGGACGGCCGCTTCGACCCGCGCGATGATGACAAACTGCTAACGTACCTCTGCAACGACGCCAGCCTCGACGTCAACGCCATCGGCATCGGTGACATGTTCGACCAGGCTGGCGAGGACGAGAGTCTGAAATCCATTGCCTGCCAGAACAAAAACCACACAATGACCATGAGACGCTTCGCTGACCTGGTGGCCGAGGAGTTCATCGACAAGATCGAGGACGTCTTGTGCCCTG ATCCCATAACCATCTGTCCTGATCTCCCCTGCAAGTCAG ATGTGGCACCCCCTTGGAATGGGTACCCCTTGTTTGAAATCCTTCAAGAGGAGGGCATCTACACCCCTGTCCCCAGCTCTCTCCTGGGTGTGACAAACATGCTCAGCTCCCTGAAGGATGAGCAACTGCCCGATATCTACGGCAAGGCCGTGGCCAGCCTGGCTTATACAGCCCAACGAGCCAAGTTTGCCAGGGGAGATGACAGGCAGCAGTGGACGCATCTGTTCGTTGACTCCTTTAAAGTGCTGTACAGAAATTTAGTGGGGGACCCCACTGGACCCCTGGGGTTATGTTAA
- the LOC133116573 gene encoding collagen alpha-2(VI) chain-like isoform X1 encodes MISKVILLCLLYGVVTQGQLVRPTPECNRKIDCPIQLYFVIDTSETIALQESPPGSLVDSIKQFTEQFARKLDVVDFKGMVQITWSLGGLHFSQRREIFSPISSRENFIDGLRDIVYLGKGTFIDCALTNMTVEITRATPLTKVIQFAVVITDGHVTGNPCGGIKVAAERARDEGIKIFSVAATKNVEETGMKEIASSPSDVYRNAFLAVDLSVSPPKIMTSTIDKIIKTMTHVAFQECYALKCLEHPGPDGPKGHRGNKGAKGDSGGPGPKGDRGQAGDPGIEGPIGHPGPKGEPGHKGEKGELGTAGRKGVAGLAGRNGTDGQRGKIGRIGAHGCKGDPGDKGPDGYPGDVGDSGLTGTEGEKGDPGRPGTSGPPGPAGESGPKGERGNPGSPGIPGEKGPAGTEGGPGPKGEPGRRGDFGPKGKMGPNGKKGETGEPGAEGQRGLGGELGNKGAKGDPGLPGPRGPPGDQGERGKNGSAGDAGEAGPRGDSGPPGPEGDPGRSGFSYPGPRGPTGDRGDKGSPGPRGSRGDCGQKGEPGPKADPGEPGEPGPEGEPGLRGSRGDPGEDGGPGPEGDPGLTDCDVMNYIRETCGCCDCEKRCGALDIVFVIDSSESVGQTNFTLEKNFVINTMNRLGSMAKDPTSETGTRVGVVQYSHSGTFQAIRLSDPTIDSLSAFKDAVKKLEWIAGGTWTPSALKFAYDNLIRDSRRSKAKVTVVVITDGRFDPRDDDKLLTYLCNDASLDVNAIGIGDMFDQAGEDESLKSIACQNKNHTMTMRRFADLVAEEFIDKIEDVLCPDPITICPDLPCKSEPSVAGCVQRPVDLVFLLDGSERMGEENFRRVRSFVENVAHRLMLANSDDDTEHARIALLQYGNENEQRVAFPLSHNMTAILGSLSRMSYIDSSSNVGTAIIYAVNHVVMGGQHRLARRNAELSFVFITDGITGSKSLDEGINSMRRAEGVPTVIALGSDVDQEVLKKLALGDESAIFRGQDFSDLSKQSFFEHFIKWIC; translated from the exons ATGATATCAAAGGTAATCCTTCTATGCCTCCTGTATGGAGTGGTTACACAAGGACAGCTGGTTCGACCGACCCCTGAATGCAACA GAAAGATTGATTGTCCCATCCAGCTGTACTTTGTCATCGACACGTCAGAGACCATTGCCTTGCAGGAGTCCCCGCCTGGCAGCTTGGTGGACAGCATCAAGCAGTTTACCGAGCAGTTTGCCAGGAAGCTGGATGTTGTGGACTTCAAGGGCATGGTGCAGATTACATGGTCCCTGGGTGGACTCCATTTCTCCCAGAGGCGGGAGATCTTCAGTCCAATATCCAGTAGGGAAAACTTCATCGATGGTCTGCGAGATATTGTTTACCTGGGCAAGGGCACTTTCATTGACTGTGCCCTGACCAATATGACCGTGGAGATTACCCGCGCCACCCCCTTAACGAAAGTAATTCAATTTGCGGTGGTGATCACCGACGGTCATGTGACCGGCAACCCCTGTGGTGGGATCAAGGTGGCAGCGGAGCGTGCAAGGGACGAAGGGATCAAGATATTTTCCGTGGCGGCGACCAAAAACGTGGAAGAGACGGGGATGAAGGAGATCGCCAGCTCTCCATCTGACGTCTATCGCAACGCCTTCCTGGCAGTCGACCTCAGCGTATCGCCCCCAAAAATTATGACTTCAACTATCGACAAAATCATCAAAACTATG ACCCATGTGGCTTTCCAGGAG TGTTATGCATTGAAGTGCCTGGAACACCCAGGCCCCGACGGTCCAAAAGGCCACAGAGGGAACAAG GGAGCGAAAGGTGACAGCGGTGGTCCTGGGCCAAAAGGTGACAGAGGACAAGCG GGTGACCCTGGTATCGAAGGTCCTATTGGCCATCCTGGTCCAAAG GGTGAACCTGGACACAAAGGAGAAAAG gGTGAATTGGGAACTGCAGGCAGGAAG GGCGTGGCTGGTCTCGCGGGACGCAATGGGACTGACGGTCAAAGG gGAAAGATAGGCCGCATTGGAGCTCATGGCTGCAAAGGGGACCCAGGTGACAAG GGACCTGACGGCTATCCAGGAGACGTTGGTGACAGTGGTTTGACTGGAACTGAAGGAGAAAAG GGAGATCCTGGCCGCCCTGGGACCTCAGGCCCACCGGGCCCGGCAGGAGAATCTGGACCAAAG GGTGAGAGAGGCAATCCTGGATCACCTGGAATTCCTGGGGAAAAAGGACCTGCA gGGACAGAAGGGGGACCTGGACCAAAAGGCGAACCT GGAAGAAGAGGAGACTTTGGACCAAAGGGGAAAATGGGACCTAatggaaaaaaaggagagaCG GGTGAACCTggagcagagggacagaggggacTCGGAGGTGAACTTGGAAACAAGGGAGCAAAG GGAGACCCTGGTTTGCCAGGGCCAAGGGGGCCCCCAGGagaccagggagagagagggaaaaat GGTTCTGCTGGAGATGCTGGTGAAGCTGGACCAAGGGGAGATTCTGGTCCCCCAGGACCCGAG GGTGACCCAGGAAGATCTGGGTTCAGCTATCCCGGGCCAAGAGGACCCACG GGTGACCGGGGTGACAAAGGATCCCCTGGACCCCGAGGGAGCAGAGGTGACTGTGGACAAAAAGGAGAACCTGGTCCGAAAGCTGATCCAGGTGAACCG GGAGAGCCAGGACCTGAGGGTGAGCCTGGTCTAAGAGGTTCCAGAGGAGACCCCGGAGAAGAT GGCGGTCCTGGTCCTGAGGGTGACCCTGGCCTTACT GACTGTGATGTCATGAACTACATCAGAGAAACCTGTGGCTGCTGTG ACTGCGAGAAGCGCTGTGGAGCTCTGGACATCGTCTTTGTCATCGACAGCTCAGAGAGTGTGGGGCAGACTAACTTCACTCTGGAGAAGAACTTCGTCATCAACACCATGAACAGACTGGGCTCCATGGCAAAAGATCCCACTTCTGAAACAG GAACCCGTGTGGGTGTGGTGCAGTACAGTCACAGCGGAACTTTCCAGGCGATTAGGCTCAGTGACCCGACGATAGACTCCCTGTCGGCCTTCAAAGACGCTGTCAAGAAGCTAGAGTGGATTGCGGGAGGGACCTGGACTCCCTCTGCCCTCAAGTTCGCCTACGACAACCTCATCCGGGACAGCCGGCGTTCAAAGGCGAAAGTAACCGTAGTGGTGATCACGGACGGCCGCTTCGACCCGCGCGATGATGACAAACTGCTAACGTACCTCTGCAACGACGCCAGCCTCGACGTCAACGCCATCGGCATCGGTGACATGTTCGACCAGGCTGGCGAGGACGAGAGTCTGAAATCCATTGCCTGCCAGAACAAAAACCACACAATGACCATGAGACGCTTCGCTGACCTGGTGGCCGAGGAGTTCATCGACAAGATCGAGGACGTCTTGTGCCCTG ATCCCATAACCATCTGTCCTGATCTCCCCTGCAAGTCAG AGCCGTCCGTTGCCGGCTGCGTCCAGAGGCCCGTCGATCTCGTCTTCCTGCTGGACGGCTCGGAGCGCATGGGTGAGGAAAACTTCAGGCGAGTCCGTAGCTTCGTGGAGAACGTGGCGCACCGCCTGATGCTGGCGAACAGTGATGACGACACGGAGCACGCCCGCATAGCGCTGCTCCAGTACGGCAACGAGAACGAGCAGCGCGTggccttccccctctcccacaaCATGACCGCCATCCTCGGCAGCCTGTCCCGAATGTCCTACATCGACTCCTCCTCCAACGTGGGCACGGCCATCATCTACGCGGTCAACCACGTCGTCATGGGAGGCCAACACCGCCTGGCCAGGCGCAACGCGGAGCTGTCCTTCGTCTTCATCACGGACGGCATCACTGGAAGCAAAAGCCTGGACGAGGGCATCAATTCCATGCGCAGGGCAGAGGGCGTTCCCACGGTGATCGCATTGGGCAGCGACGTGGATCAGGAGGTACTGAAGAAGCTTGCACTGGGGGACGAGTCGGCCATTTTTAGAGGGCAAGACTTCTCGGACCTCTCAAAGCAAAGCTTCTTTGAGCACTTCATCAAGTGGATATGTTAA